A region of Alosa alosa isolate M-15738 ecotype Scorff River chromosome 17, AALO_Geno_1.1, whole genome shotgun sequence DNA encodes the following proteins:
- the pex26 gene encoding peroxisome assembly protein 26 produces MHRGFVYAMKSNSMTSIAPCNSMSSFHAASSPPISTGLLKIVVQLDAAVEYLMVHKNFQSAFDTCERGFENLEKVAEEEDSRYGDLKASLCTVGIQALAELNQWRGVLGWVLQHFGSADTMPTKIMQMCILLYSKVGEHATMQEVGHSWLHCLDNTALSGYGTVAELYLLHVLIPLGLTAEAQQLVTGDVGSAAFTADQRQVALDLIESQQSSQEGQTQSPSPEATPQMITDDTMPHGSVIQRLHGMLRLLQRGVSIARLRWKLIPVRRFLLTVFLLYLLLVRMDPALPSSFPWVLKLLRLLKQMWYAMFGPYYRANAAV; encoded by the exons ATGCACAGAGGATTTGTTTACGCCATGAAAAGCAATTCAATGACCTCAATAGCTCCCTGCAACAGTATGAGTTCTTTCCATGCCGCCAGCAGCCCTCCGATCAGCACGGGGCTACTGAAAATTGTAGTCCAGCTGGATGCAGCTGTCGAATACCTGATGGTGCATAAAAATTTCCAGAGTGCCTTTGACACGTGCGAGAGAGGGTTTGAGAACTTGGAAAAAGTTGCAGAAGAGGAGGATAGCAG GTATGGGGATCTTAAGGCGTCTTTATGTACAGTGGGCATTCAAGCATTGGCTGAACTCAACCAGTGGCGTGGTGTTCTTGGTTGGGTCCTACAGCACTTTGGCAGCGCAGATACAATGCCAACCAAAATAATGCAAATGTG CATTCTTCTGTACTCTAAAGTGGGTGAGCATGCTACAATGCAGGAAGTGGGCCATAGCTGGCTTCACTGTCTGGACAATACAGCCCTGTCTGGCTATGGTACTGTGGCAGAGTTGTACCTCCTGCATGTGTTAATCCCACTGGGCCTGACAGCCGAGGCACAGCAGCTGGTGACTGGTGATGTTGGCAGCGCTGCGTTTACAGCAGACCAGAGGCAGGTGGCGCTGGACTTAATAGAGAGCCAGCAAAGTTCTCAGGAGGGACAGACACAGAGTCCAAGTCCAGAGGCCACTCCACAGATGATCACAGATGATACTATGCCTCATG gttCTGTGATCCAGAGGCTTCATGGAATGTTGAGGCTGCTACAAAGGGGGGTCTCAATAGCCAGATTAAGATGGAAGCTTATACCTGTGCGACGTTTTTTGCTGACAGTATTCCTGCTCTATTTGCTACTAGTCAGAATGGACCCAG CTCTTCCGTCATCTTTCCCCTGGGTCCTCAAACTGCTGCGACTGCTGAAGCAGATGTGGTATGCCATGTTTGGTCCGTATTATCGAGCCAATGCTGCAGTGTGA
- the rhno1 gene encoding RAD9, HUS1, RAD1-interacting nuclear orphan protein 1, translating into MPRNTRRKRLLNPNQTQLSFVETPINGDIHRYGLQPRSAINPKTLISEERRENGKAWVSPQFDQIRLPEVMKKRTRGSQSQSVSNTRYNSTCTNIRKTNKYPSLSFANHAAEGLHIKTKELRKETENSIVPRTSQMYVPGPSNARAEVDLATPRRTRSFQRRSVESTLSSNRTHEGSAENRKVSSPPVSHMSSGMPNYTGSSEVCTSVGFRSPNVGNYFIPPDIDTPEVPQKVTSSSKCTLLHLLWPSTPPHPHDSDILVKDTPERDYGLKVTWRKRKELMRLLIKRGQLTNQQVEVTAS; encoded by the exons ATGCCCCGTAACACTCGAAGGAAGAGGTTGCTGAACCCCAACCAGACTCAGCTATCTTTTGTTGAAACACCCATCAACGGAGACATACATCGCTATGGCCTTCAGCCACGAAGTGCCATTAATCCAAAAACACTCATCTCCGAGGAGCGGCGCGAGAATGGCAAGGCTTGG GTGTCACCTCAGTTTGACCAGATTAGACTCCCTGAAGTTATGAAAAAGAGGACAAGAGGCTCACAATCACAGTCTGTTTCAAATACAAGGTACAATTCAACATGTACGAATATAAGAAAGACGAATAAATATCCATCATTATCCTTTGCCAATCATGCTGCTGAAGGACTGCACATAAAGACCAAAGAATTGAGAAAGGAGACCGAGAATAGTATCGTACCAAGAACAAGCCAAATGTATGTACCAGGTCCCTCAAATGCCCGGGCTGAAGTGGACCTAGCAACGCCAAGACGGACACGCTCTTTCCAGAGAAGAAGTGTAGAAAGCACCCTCTCTTCGAACAGAACCCATGAAGGATCTGCAGAGAACAGGAAGGTCTCTAGTCCTCCAGTTTCTCACATGAGTAGTGGAATGCCAAACTACACTGGGTCATCTGAAGTCTGTACCTCTGTGGGATTCCGCTCACCTAATGTAGGGAATTACTTTATTCCTCCAGATATAGATACCCCGGAGGTGCCACAAAAGGTCACTTCATCATCAAAATGCACTCTCTTACACCTACTTTGGCCTTCAACTCCACCACACCCTCATGACTCAGACATCCTTGTGAAGGACACTCCAGAAAGGGACTATGGGCTGAAAGTGActtggaggaagagaaaagaactGATGAGGTTACTAATAAAGCGAGGTCAGCTAACCAACCAACAGGTTGAGGTCACTGCTAGCTAA
- the foxm1 gene encoding forkhead box protein M1 isoform X2, which yields MSRMRESPRRPLILKRRKLPFQRNDVPHDEPDGLRRKDIVSSSSAQCFPDGIRIMDHPSMPDTQVVVIPKTADLKSVIGALTAKGKECGPQGPNKFILLSGSGSLEEAAESLCQSSLDTPGKSCQGGLISPSLSEECTLTDCLVESKSLTTIKPLNKELDCSPLDDSLTNIQWLGRMSTDGLGPDPLRKSSNKENQESCQQLQPPPRDSDDAVKDPQSERPPYSYMAMIQFAINSKKSRRMTLKEIYTWIEDHFPYFRNVAKPGWKNSIRHNLSLHDMFVRETAQDGKVSYWTIRPEANRCLTLDQVYKQQKRGVTELKKTTASVTSERKMKPLLPRTDSYLVPIQLPLASQLFLPSSAQLSLPALQQTCSSYGAGKRVRIAPKVLQSEGPSYMMCMPSLEEVVKEESQSIPVSRETGAGATTHSTSMGRRESSSSRRKQRLVLPSTEEPVLLFPDSTFFDSGLASDNSTFQDTRDAELEQQTQPQQQQQQQPSAEPDSPSREYTFKTPIKSTQPASSTPSKPPATVLPEPWRVTPLGKGGRSVLDFSPIRTPTGPLLTPQRYDNTTFSFSSTPFKELPLFNSPRELLTSARSSTSASTPTCSRELLQMGLPALSNRSLTEGLVLDTMNDSLSKILVDISFSCLDDDELGVGNISWSQFIPDLK from the exons ATgagcagaatgagagagagcccCAGGAGACCCCTGATCCTGAAGAGGAGAAAACTACCATTTCAAAGAAATGATGTCCCTCATGATGAGCCAGATGGCTTGCGACGCAAAGACATTGTCTCTTCATCCAGTGCTCAGTGCTTTCCGGATGGCATTCGAATCATGGATCACCCGAGCATGCCTGACACTCAAGTGGTTGTTATTCCGAAGACTGCGGACCTTAAGAGTGTCATTGGGGCTCTTACAGCCAAAGGAAAGGAGTGTGGTCCTCAAGGGCCAAACAAATTTATCCTCTTGAGTGGCAGTGGCAGTCTTGAAGAAGCAGCAGAGTCTCTTTGCCAGTCCTCATTGGACACACCAGGGAAATCATGTCAGGGTGGCctgatctctccatctctatcagAAGAATGCACACTGACAGACTGTCTAGTAGAAAGCAAGTCTCTGACCACTATTAAACCCT TAAACAAAGAGCTCGATTGCAGTCCATTAGATGACAGCTTGACCAACATTCAGTGGCTTGGACGGATGAGCACAGACGGCCTCGGACCTGATCCTTTGAGGAAATCTTCAAACAAAGAGAACCAGGAATCTTGTCAGCAACTTCAACCG CCACCCAGAGACTCTGATGACGCTGTCAAAGATCCCCAGTCAGAAAGACCCCCTTACTCGTACATGGCCATGATTCAGTTTGCCATCAACAGTAAAAAGAGCAGGAGGATGACGCTGAAGGAAATCTATACTTGGATAGAGGACCACTTTCCCTATTTCAGAAATGTAGCCAAACCAGGCTGGAAG AACTCCATTCGCCACAACCTGTCTTTACATGATATGTTTGTACGTGAGACTGCTCAAGACGGCAAGGTGTCTTATTGGACTATTCGTCCAGAAGCCAACCGATGTCTGACACTGGATCAGGTTTACAAG CAACAGAAGCGGGGTGTCACAGAGCTGAAGAAAACTACAGCATCTGTCACATCAG agaggaagatgaagcCTCTCCTGCCTCGGACAGACTCCTACTTGGTCCCAATCCAGCTGCCCCTGGCATCTCAACTGTTTTTACCCTCATCGGCTCAGCTCTCTCTACCTGCCTTGCAGCAGACCTGCAGCTCATATGGTGCAGGGAAGAGGGTCCGCATCGCCCCAAAG GTGCTGCAGAGTGAAGGGCCCTCGTATATGATGTGTATGCCTTCCTTGGAGGAGGTGGTGAAGGAGGAATCCCAGAGTATCCCTGTCAGCAGGGAGACCGGAGCTGGagccacaacacacagcacGAGCATGGGCAGACGAGAGTCCAGCAGTTCACGGCGCAAGCAGCGCCTGGTCCTGCCCTCCACCGAGGAGCCTGTGCTCCTCTTCCCCGACAGCACTTTCTTTGATTCGGGCCTGGCCTCCGACAACTCCACTTTCCAGGACACGCGCGATGCCGAGCTGGAGCAGCAGACacagccgcagcagcagcagcagcagcagcccagtGCTGAGCCCGACAGCCCGTCAAGGGAGTACACCTTCAAGACCCCCATCAAGAGCACTCAGCCGGCCTCGTCCACCCCCAGCAAGCCGCCCGCCACCGTCCTCCCCGAGCCCTGGAGGGTAACGCCACTGGGGAAGGGCGGCCGCAGTGTGCTGGACTTCAGCCCCATCCGCACGCCCACCGGGCCGTTGCTCACACCGCAGCGTTACGACAACACCACGTTCAGCTTCAGCAGCACACCCTTCAAGGAGCTGCCGCTCTTCAACTCCCCCCGGGAGCTACTGACCTCAGCGCGGTCCTCCACCTCCGCTTCCACCCCGACCTGCTCCCGTGAGCTCCTCCAGATGGGGCTCCCGGCCCTCTCCAATCGCTCCCTGACCGAGGGGCTCGTGCTGGATACCATGAATGACAGCCTGAGTAAGATCCTGGTGGACATCAGCTTCTCATGCCTGGATGATGATGAGCTGGGTGTGGGCAACATCAGCTGGTCACAGTTCATCCCTGACCTCAAGtga
- the foxm1 gene encoding forkhead box protein M1 isoform X1, with protein MSRMRESPRRPLILKRRKLPFQRNDVPHDEPDGLRRKDIVSSSSAQCFPDGIRIMDHPSMPDTQVVVIPKTADLKSVIGALTAKGKECGPQGPNKFILLSGSGSLEEAAESLCQSSLDTPGKSCQGGLISPSLSEECTLTDCLVESKSLTTIKPLNKELDCSPLDDSLTNIQWLGRMSTDGLGPDPLRKSSNKENQESCQQLQPPPRDSDDAVKDPQSERPPYSYMAMIQFAINSKKSRRMTLKEIYTWIEDHFPYFRNVAKPGWKNSIRHNLSLHDMFVRETAQDGKVSYWTIRPEANRCLTLDQVYKPVVDSTTSSSLQTLQVCDSQQQKRGVTELKKTTASVTSERKMKPLLPRTDSYLVPIQLPLASQLFLPSSAQLSLPALQQTCSSYGAGKRVRIAPKVLQSEGPSYMMCMPSLEEVVKEESQSIPVSRETGAGATTHSTSMGRRESSSSRRKQRLVLPSTEEPVLLFPDSTFFDSGLASDNSTFQDTRDAELEQQTQPQQQQQQQPSAEPDSPSREYTFKTPIKSTQPASSTPSKPPATVLPEPWRVTPLGKGGRSVLDFSPIRTPTGPLLTPQRYDNTTFSFSSTPFKELPLFNSPRELLTSARSSTSASTPTCSRELLQMGLPALSNRSLTEGLVLDTMNDSLSKILVDISFSCLDDDELGVGNISWSQFIPDLK; from the exons ATgagcagaatgagagagagcccCAGGAGACCCCTGATCCTGAAGAGGAGAAAACTACCATTTCAAAGAAATGATGTCCCTCATGATGAGCCAGATGGCTTGCGACGCAAAGACATTGTCTCTTCATCCAGTGCTCAGTGCTTTCCGGATGGCATTCGAATCATGGATCACCCGAGCATGCCTGACACTCAAGTGGTTGTTATTCCGAAGACTGCGGACCTTAAGAGTGTCATTGGGGCTCTTACAGCCAAAGGAAAGGAGTGTGGTCCTCAAGGGCCAAACAAATTTATCCTCTTGAGTGGCAGTGGCAGTCTTGAAGAAGCAGCAGAGTCTCTTTGCCAGTCCTCATTGGACACACCAGGGAAATCATGTCAGGGTGGCctgatctctccatctctatcagAAGAATGCACACTGACAGACTGTCTAGTAGAAAGCAAGTCTCTGACCACTATTAAACCCT TAAACAAAGAGCTCGATTGCAGTCCATTAGATGACAGCTTGACCAACATTCAGTGGCTTGGACGGATGAGCACAGACGGCCTCGGACCTGATCCTTTGAGGAAATCTTCAAACAAAGAGAACCAGGAATCTTGTCAGCAACTTCAACCG CCACCCAGAGACTCTGATGACGCTGTCAAAGATCCCCAGTCAGAAAGACCCCCTTACTCGTACATGGCCATGATTCAGTTTGCCATCAACAGTAAAAAGAGCAGGAGGATGACGCTGAAGGAAATCTATACTTGGATAGAGGACCACTTTCCCTATTTCAGAAATGTAGCCAAACCAGGCTGGAAG AACTCCATTCGCCACAACCTGTCTTTACATGATATGTTTGTACGTGAGACTGCTCAAGACGGCAAGGTGTCTTATTGGACTATTCGTCCAGAAGCCAACCGATGTCTGACACTGGATCAGGTTTACAAG CCTGTGGTggactccaccacctcctcctccctacAAACCCTGCAGGTCTGTGACTCACAA CAACAGAAGCGGGGTGTCACAGAGCTGAAGAAAACTACAGCATCTGTCACATCAG agaggaagatgaagcCTCTCCTGCCTCGGACAGACTCCTACTTGGTCCCAATCCAGCTGCCCCTGGCATCTCAACTGTTTTTACCCTCATCGGCTCAGCTCTCTCTACCTGCCTTGCAGCAGACCTGCAGCTCATATGGTGCAGGGAAGAGGGTCCGCATCGCCCCAAAG GTGCTGCAGAGTGAAGGGCCCTCGTATATGATGTGTATGCCTTCCTTGGAGGAGGTGGTGAAGGAGGAATCCCAGAGTATCCCTGTCAGCAGGGAGACCGGAGCTGGagccacaacacacagcacGAGCATGGGCAGACGAGAGTCCAGCAGTTCACGGCGCAAGCAGCGCCTGGTCCTGCCCTCCACCGAGGAGCCTGTGCTCCTCTTCCCCGACAGCACTTTCTTTGATTCGGGCCTGGCCTCCGACAACTCCACTTTCCAGGACACGCGCGATGCCGAGCTGGAGCAGCAGACacagccgcagcagcagcagcagcagcagcccagtGCTGAGCCCGACAGCCCGTCAAGGGAGTACACCTTCAAGACCCCCATCAAGAGCACTCAGCCGGCCTCGTCCACCCCCAGCAAGCCGCCCGCCACCGTCCTCCCCGAGCCCTGGAGGGTAACGCCACTGGGGAAGGGCGGCCGCAGTGTGCTGGACTTCAGCCCCATCCGCACGCCCACCGGGCCGTTGCTCACACCGCAGCGTTACGACAACACCACGTTCAGCTTCAGCAGCACACCCTTCAAGGAGCTGCCGCTCTTCAACTCCCCCCGGGAGCTACTGACCTCAGCGCGGTCCTCCACCTCCGCTTCCACCCCGACCTGCTCCCGTGAGCTCCTCCAGATGGGGCTCCCGGCCCTCTCCAATCGCTCCCTGACCGAGGGGCTCGTGCTGGATACCATGAATGACAGCCTGAGTAAGATCCTGGTGGACATCAGCTTCTCATGCCTGGATGATGATGAGCTGGGTGTGGGCAACATCAGCTGGTCACAGTTCATCCCTGACCTCAAGtga
- the usp18 gene encoding ubl carboxyl-terminal hydrolase 18 has product MSRLSYLGKQLSRPTRRDYVSSIRGLRNFGLSCCVNALLQSISATEELLKLLDRWNPSGNYEERNNVPLLLRKTLHSMQGESPQPAPHCEFLDCLDRNSIPRNVQHDADEVFLSILNLILQKMTDTQLKEEILELYKVKVEGHVVCSECTFNHKVNSYMLSLPLPLQKGQNNLEDCIQKFFRQQELSGEDKCYCERCGEKQRSTQGFKLCSLPQILCIHLKRFRYKGGFTQKLHCKVTFPDTLNFSSILDPDCISDVFKKDDSPYSLYAVVVHSGTAMFGHYTAYIQPPGEQTWYYANDSRVRQVNWDEVQSSFGGQNDGDTAYMLLYRRQKTSEDQGYSV; this is encoded by the exons ATGTCAAGGTTGTCTTATTTAGGCAAACAATTGTCTAGGCCTACCCGCCGGGACTACG TCTCAAGTATAAGAGGTCTGAGGAATTTTGGCCTATCCTGCTGTGTGAATGCTCTGCTGCAGTCAATATCTGCCACAGAGGAACTACTAAAGCTTCTTGACAG ATGGAATCCAAGTGGTAATTATGAGGAAAGAAACAATGTACCCCTGCTGCTAAGGAAGACTTTACATTCCATGCAGGGAGAAAGTCCTCAACCAGCACCTCACTGCGAGTTCCTGGACTGCCTAGATCGCAATTCAATCCCCA GAAATGTGCAGCATGATGCAGACGAAGTCTTTCTCTCAATCCTCAACCTCATTCTGCAAAAGATGACTGACACACAGCTG AAAGAGGAAATCCTTGAGCTGTACAAGGTCAAAGTTGAGGGACATGTGGTGTGTTCAGAGTGCACATTCAATCATAAAGTCAACAGCTATATGCTCAGCCTTCCACTCCCTTTGCAAAAGGGACAGAAtaacttg GAGGACTGCATACAGAAATTCTTCAGGCAACAGGAGCTAAGTGGGGAAGACAAATGCTACTGTGAGAGATGTGGCGAGAAACAACGATCCACTCAG GGGTTCAAACTCTGCTCCCTCCCCCAAATCTTATGTATCCATCTCAAGCGATTCCGATATAAGGGCGGCTTCACTCAAAAATTGCACTGCAAAGTCACTTTCCCTGACACACTCAACTTCAGCAGCATTTTGGATCCAGATTGCATTTCTGACGTTTTTAAAAAG GATGATTCACCTTACAGTCTGTATGCAGTTGTGGTGCACTCAGGAACTGCCATGTTTGGGCACTACACAGCCTATATTCAACCCCCAGGAGAGCAGACATGGTATTATGCAAATGACAGTCGGGTACGACAG GTGAACTGGGATGAGGTTCAGAGTTCTTTTGGTGGACAAAATGA TGGTGATACGGCATACATGCTGTTATACAGAAGACAGAAAACCAGTGAGGATCAAGGATACTCAGTTTGA
- the si:ch73-352p4.8 gene encoding cystine/glutamate transporter: MEGAKAEFAAGGEKDMTDEKEAVHLRRTIGLLPAVSFIFGTVVGSGIFIAPKGVLMNSGSVGLSLLVWTLCGVLSTFGALCYAELGTTFTKSGGHYTYLLETLGPLPAFLRLWAEFIFIRPAVASYVSLAFGRYVVEPIFAPCTAPTVLVMLVSILGITFVVAVNCWSVTLATRTQVTLTVIKTFALILIVIPGVMALAQGKTEHFHNAFESDSLVLTKLPLAFYSGLYAYGGWFYLNYVTEEVINPNRNIPLAITISMVTVTVLYVLVNIAYYTMMSADELLMSEAVAVTFANRAIKSVSSLIPILVAASCLGALNGGFFGVSRMLFVGGREGHWPALFSMIHIRRQTPLPAVLFMYPMVVFMVIRSGDIYQLINLASFSRWLFIAMATLGMLIHRYRFPQHPRPFKVPLAIAVIFTLVCFFIVGLSLYSDPWNTGGSCALTLSGVPVYYLTVKRQSLPPRLRRAFDYISRQLQILMEVAQQEVQTY; this comes from the exons ATGGAGGGAGCCAAAGCCGAGTTTGCGGCAGGCGGTGAGAAGGACATGACTGATGAAAAAGAGGCGGTTCATCTGAGGAGAACTATCGGCCTTCTGCCAGCCGTCTCCTTCATCTTTGGCACAGTGGTAGGCAGTGGCATCTTCATCGCGCCCAAAGGTGTTTTGATGaacagtggcagtgtggggCTCTCCCTTCTGGTCTGGACTCTGTGTGGAGTTCTCTCAACATTCG GGGCCCTTTGTTATGCTGAGCTTGGTACAACTTTCACAAAGTCTGGAGGGCATTATACCTACTTACTGGAGACCCTGGGGCCGTTACCTGCCTTTCTACGACTCTGGGCTGAGTTCATATTCATCAG GCCAGCTGTTGCATCTTATGTCTCACTAGCGTTTGGTCGCTATGTGGTGGAGCCCATCTTTGCTCCATGTACAGCACCTACAGTACTGGTGATGCTGGTTAGCATCCTCGGAATCA CCTTTGTGGTAGCAGTTAACTGCTGGAGTGTGACTCTGGCCACTCGGACACAGGTCACACTGACCGTGATCAAGACGTTCGCGCTGATACTCATTGTCATTCCAGGAGTCATGGCACTTGCACAAG GAAAGACAGAACATTTTCATAATGCATTTGAATCTGACTCCCTTGTCCTCACCAAGCTGCCTCTAGcattttactcaggcttataTGCTTATGGTGGATG GTTTTACTTAAACTATGTCACAGAGGAAGTGATAAACCCAAACAG AAACATCCCATTGGCAATCACCATCTCCATGGTGACAGTGACGGTGTTATACGTACTGGTCAACATTGCTTACTACACAATGATGTCTGCAGACGAGCTGTTGATGTCTGAGGCAGTGGCCGTG ACGTTTGCCAACCGTGCCATCAAAAGTGTATCCTCGTTGATACCCATCCTGGTGGCAGCCTCCTGCCTAGGGGCTCTTAATGGTGGATTCTTTGGAGTGTCAAG GATGCTGTTTGTGGGGGGCAGGGAGGGCCACTGGCCGGCTCTCTTCTCCATGATCCACATCCGCAGACAGACACCGCTACCAGCTGTGCTGTTCATG TATCCAATGGTGGTTTTTATGGTGATAAGATCAGGGGACATCTACCAGCTCATCAACTTGGCCTCCTTCTCCCGCTGGCTCTTTATTGCCATGGCAACCTTGGGGATGCTCATTCATCGGTATCGTTTCCCCCAGCATCCAAGGCCCTTCAAG GTGCCCTTGGCTATTGCAGTTATCTTTACCCTGGTTTGCTTCTTCATCGTGGGCCTGTCTCTCTACTCTGACCCCTGGAACACGGGGGGCAGCTGTGCCCTCACCCTGTCAGGAGTTCCCGTGTATTATCTGACTGTGAAGCGCCAGAGCCTTCCACCTCGCTTGAGGCGTGCCTTTG ACTACATCAGCAGGCAGCTCCAGATCCTCATGGAGGTGGCACAGCAAGAGGTCCAAACCTACTGA